A genomic segment from Gemmatimonadaceae bacterium encodes:
- a CDS encoding ferredoxin:protochlorophyllide reductase (ATP-dependent) subunit B, translating into MQLTLWTYEGPPHVGAMRIATSMRDVHYVLHAPQGDTYADLLFTMIERQDKRPPVTYTTFQARDLGGDTANIVTRAVQDAVDRFRPKTLLVGESCTAELIQDNPGSLAMGMNLGIPIVPLELPSYSKKENWGAAETFYQLVRTLLLERSKTREPRPGREGRRPRVNLLGGTILGFRCRDDIAEVTKLLASIGVDVNVSAPLGADPDDLRRIPDADANVCLYPEIALSTCSWLTRTFQMPVITTVPIGVGATRDFIAEVGRVLGLDVSAVLGGELPGAASLGSSHSRMPWYSRSVDATYLTGKRVFIFGDGTHVVAAARIASEELGFKVVGLGTYSREMAREVKACAEKYGVTALITDDYLDVERTVAELQVELVLGTQMERHIAKRLGVPCSVISTPIHVQDVPARYSPQMGFEGANVIFDAWVHPLMMGLEEHLLQMFREDFEFGDGAAPSHLHSVAPSKPDAPASALARVPQDTASTPVVPEPAPAPVHTSAATTASGASGAPAATEVVTPVWSPDGEKELGKIPFFVRGKARRNTEKYAAAQGIGLITVETLYEAKAHYGR; encoded by the coding sequence ATGCAACTGACCCTCTGGACCTACGAAGGCCCGCCGCACGTCGGCGCCATGCGCATCGCGACCAGCATGCGCGACGTGCACTACGTGCTCCACGCACCGCAGGGCGACACCTACGCCGACCTGCTGTTCACCATGATCGAGCGGCAGGACAAGCGCCCGCCGGTGACCTACACCACCTTCCAGGCCCGTGACCTGGGTGGCGACACCGCGAACATCGTGACGCGCGCCGTGCAGGATGCCGTCGACCGTTTCCGGCCGAAGACACTGCTGGTGGGCGAGAGCTGCACCGCGGAACTGATCCAGGACAACCCGGGCAGCCTCGCGATGGGCATGAACCTCGGCATCCCGATCGTGCCGCTCGAGCTGCCGTCCTACTCCAAGAAGGAGAACTGGGGCGCCGCCGAGACGTTCTACCAGCTCGTGCGCACGCTGCTGCTCGAGCGCTCGAAGACGCGCGAGCCGCGCCCGGGTCGCGAGGGCCGCCGCCCGCGCGTGAACCTGCTGGGCGGCACGATCCTCGGCTTCCGCTGCCGCGACGACATCGCGGAGGTGACCAAGCTGCTGGCCAGTATCGGCGTGGACGTGAACGTTTCCGCCCCGCTGGGTGCGGATCCTGACGACCTGCGACGAATTCCGGATGCGGACGCGAATGTCTGCCTGTATCCGGAGATCGCGCTCTCCACCTGCAGCTGGCTCACGCGCACGTTCCAGATGCCGGTGATCACGACCGTGCCGATCGGCGTCGGCGCGACACGCGACTTCATCGCGGAAGTGGGACGCGTGCTGGGCCTCGACGTGAGTGCGGTGCTCGGCGGCGAGCTGCCCGGCGCGGCGTCACTCGGCAGCAGCCACTCGCGCATGCCGTGGTACTCGCGCTCGGTGGACGCCACGTACCTCACCGGCAAGCGGGTGTTCATCTTCGGGGACGGCACGCACGTGGTGGCCGCGGCGCGCATCGCCAGCGAGGAGCTGGGCTTCAAGGTCGTGGGGCTGGGCACCTACAGCCGCGAGATGGCGCGCGAGGTGAAGGCCTGCGCCGAGAAGTACGGCGTGACCGCGCTCATCACCGACGACTACCTCGACGTGGAGCGCACCGTCGCCGAGCTGCAGGTGGAGCTGGTGCTCGGCACGCAGATGGAGCGGCACATCGCGAAGCGCCTGGGCGTGCCCTGCTCGGTGATCTCGACGCCGATCCACGTGCAGGACGTGCCGGCGCGGTACTCGCCGCAGATGGGTTTCGAGGGCGCGAACGTGATCTTCGACGCCTGGGTGCATCCGCTGATGATGGGCCTCGAGGAGCACCTGCTGCAGATGTTCCGCGAGGACTTCGAGTTCGGTGACGGCGCCGCGCCGTCGCACCTGCACAGCGTCGCGCCGTCGAAACCCGACGCGCCTGCCAGTGCGCTGGCGCGGGTTCCGCAGGACACCGCCTCCACGCCCGTCGTCCCGGAACCGGCGCCCGCGCCGGTGCACACGTCCGCAGCCACCACTGCGTCCGGGGCGTCGGGTGCGCCCGCCGCCACCGAGGTCGTGACGCCGGTCTGGTCCCCCGACGGCGAGAAGGAGCTGGGCAAGATCCCGTTCTTCGTGCGCGGCAAGGCCCGGCGCAACACCGAGAAGTACGCGGCCGCGCAGGGCATCGGGCTCATCACCGTCGAGACGCTGTACGAAGCGAAGGCGCACTATGGCCGGTGA
- a CDS encoding magnesium protoporphyrin IX methyltransferase, protein MALPTTDAGPPGSRSYTERRAWLHEYFDRTAAAAWATLTSDSQVSWVRRTVREGRERMRHTLSGYLPADLRGVRVLDAGCGTGVQAVELASRGASVVAIDLSPTLVGLAETRSAGKFEGGTIEWRSGDMLDPQLGSFDYVVAMDSLIHYTLSDMLDAYAALAARTRIGMAVTFAPRTPLLATLHAVGKAFPRRDRAPQIEPVAMAALLAGVAADACLADWAPGRTQRIESGFYKSQALELRRRNAQGQA, encoded by the coding sequence ATGGCCCTGCCGACGACGGATGCAGGCCCGCCGGGCAGCCGCAGCTACACGGAGCGGCGTGCCTGGCTGCACGAGTACTTCGACCGGACCGCGGCGGCGGCCTGGGCCACGCTGACCTCGGACTCGCAGGTGAGCTGGGTCCGGCGCACGGTGCGCGAGGGGCGGGAGCGGATGCGGCACACCCTGTCCGGGTACCTGCCGGCCGACCTGCGGGGGGTGCGGGTGCTGGACGCGGGGTGCGGGACGGGGGTCCAGGCGGTCGAGCTCGCCAGCCGGGGGGCCTCGGTGGTCGCGATCGATCTCTCGCCGACCCTCGTGGGGCTAGCCGAGACGCGGTCTGCGGGGAAATTCGAGGGAGGAACGATCGAGTGGCGGTCGGGCGACATGCTCGACCCGCAGCTCGGCTCGTTCGACTATGTCGTCGCCATGGACTCCCTGATCCACTACACCCTGTCCGACATGCTGGATGCCTACGCCGCGCTGGCGGCCCGCACGCGCATCGGGATGGCGGTGACGTTCGCACCGCGGACGCCGCTGCTGGCCACGCTGCACGCGGTGGGCAAGGCGTTTCCGCGCCGCGACCGGGCGCCGCAGATCGAGCCGGTCGCGATGGCCGCCCTGCTCGCCGGCGTCGCCGCCGACGCGTGCCTGGCGGACTGGGCGCCGGGGCGCACGCAGCGCATCGAGAGTGGATTCTACAAGTCCCAGGCGCTGGAGCTCCGGCGCCGCAATGCACAGGGGCAGGCATGA
- a CDS encoding BCD family MFS transporter — translation MSTAATPRKSPLVARLVTRFGPSILPFADVATTELPLPRLLRLGLLQVTVAMATTLLAGTLNRVMIVELKMPALVVGLMLAIPLLTAPLRALIGYRSDIHVSVLGWRRVPYIWLGTILQFGGLAIMPVALYILAGDTHGDPRVGVVASFLSFLCTGLGSHMVQTAGLALATDITPEKDQPRVVALLYVMLLVGMVLSSLAYGAALRNFNKVVLIQVIQGAAELTMFLNIFAVWKQEVRGSAPTKAPEVARPPFLVAWRAFVAENPQLIRLLLAVGVGTFAFTLQDVLLEPFGGQVLRLGVAATTSLTGIMAFGAIVSFALAQKRASQGADPIRLCALGAVVGVVGFALVILSAPMLSPPLLMAGALCIGFGNGLFSVGTLLRVMALPHHGEHGLALGAWGAVQATCAGVAMAVAGFIRDWVSAGHVAPRLPMVEPMPGPGYVATYALAVVGLFVLLVVLGPLAAKRRADVREMPFGIAEFPA, via the coding sequence ATGAGCACGGCCGCGACCCCGCGGAAGTCACCGCTCGTGGCGCGCCTGGTGACGCGCTTCGGGCCGAGCATCCTGCCGTTCGCCGACGTGGCGACGACGGAGCTGCCGTTGCCGCGCCTGCTCCGCCTGGGCCTGCTCCAGGTGACGGTGGCGATGGCGACCACGCTGCTGGCCGGCACGCTCAACCGGGTGATGATCGTGGAGCTCAAGATGCCGGCGCTGGTGGTCGGCCTGATGCTCGCCATCCCGCTGCTGACGGCCCCGCTCCGCGCGCTCATCGGCTACCGCTCCGACATCCACGTGTCGGTGCTGGGGTGGCGGCGCGTGCCGTACATCTGGCTCGGCACGATCCTGCAGTTCGGCGGACTGGCCATCATGCCGGTGGCGCTCTACATCCTGGCCGGCGACACGCACGGCGACCCGCGGGTGGGCGTCGTCGCGAGCTTCCTGTCGTTCCTCTGCACGGGGCTCGGCTCGCACATGGTGCAGACCGCCGGCCTCGCCCTCGCCACCGACATCACGCCGGAGAAGGACCAGCCGCGCGTGGTGGCGCTGCTCTACGTCATGCTGCTGGTCGGCATGGTGCTCTCGAGCCTGGCCTACGGCGCGGCGCTGCGGAACTTCAACAAGGTCGTGCTGATCCAGGTGATCCAGGGCGCGGCGGAACTCACCATGTTCCTGAACATCTTCGCCGTCTGGAAGCAGGAGGTCCGTGGCTCGGCCCCGACGAAGGCACCGGAGGTGGCGCGGCCGCCGTTCCTGGTGGCGTGGCGCGCCTTCGTGGCCGAGAACCCGCAGCTGATCCGCCTGCTGCTGGCGGTGGGCGTGGGCACCTTCGCGTTCACGCTGCAGGACGTGCTGCTCGAGCCGTTCGGCGGACAGGTGCTGCGGCTCGGCGTGGCCGCCACCACCTCACTCACGGGGATCATGGCGTTCGGCGCGATCGTCAGCTTCGCCCTGGCGCAGAAGCGCGCCTCGCAGGGCGCAGACCCCATCCGCCTCTGTGCCCTCGGCGCGGTGGTGGGTGTGGTGGGGTTCGCACTGGTGATCCTCTCGGCACCGATGCTCTCGCCACCGCTGCTGATGGCCGGGGCGCTCTGCATCGGCTTCGGGAACGGGTTGTTCAGCGTCGGCACGCTGCTGCGCGTGATGGCGCTGCCCCACCACGGCGAGCATGGGCTGGCGCTGGGGGCCTGGGGTGCGGTGCAGGCCACCTGTGCCGGAGTGGCGATGGCGGTGGCCGGGTTCATCCGCGACTGGGTGAGTGCCGGCCATGTCGCCCCGCGGCTGCCGATGGTCGAACCGATGCCGGGACCGGGCTACGTCGCGACGTACGCCCTCGCCGTCGTCGGGCTGTTCGTGTTGCTGGTCGTCCTTGGTCCCCTGGCCGCAAAGCGCCGCGCGGATGTCCGTGAGATGCCGTTCGGCATCGCGGAATTCCCGGCCTGA
- a CDS encoding ferredoxin:protochlorophyllide reductase (ATP-dependent) iron-sulfur ATP-binding protein gives MAVSTRLPVLGREDGDGSVQVHLNPEDKITGALCIAVYGKGGIGKSTTSSNLSAAFSHLGKRVLQIGCDPKHDSTFTLTKSMVPTVIDTLESVDFHSEELRTEDFVFTGYNGVMCVEAGGPPAGTGCGGYVVGQTVKLLKEHHLLEDTDVVIFDVLGDVVCGGFAAPLQHAHRAMIVTANDFDSIFAMNRIIAAVLAKSKNYQVRVGGVIANRSKDTDQIDRYNSAVGLTTTAKFPDLDAIRRSRLKKCTMFEMDSTDPEVKAVQDEYLSCAQRLLDGVPPLLVQPLKDREIFDLLGYD, from the coding sequence GTGGCAGTCTCAACGCGACTCCCCGTCCTTGGACGGGAGGACGGCGATGGCAGCGTGCAGGTGCACCTCAATCCCGAGGACAAGATCACCGGTGCGCTCTGCATCGCGGTCTACGGGAAGGGGGGCATCGGCAAGAGCACCACGTCGTCGAACCTGTCGGCGGCGTTCTCGCACCTGGGCAAGCGGGTGCTGCAGATCGGCTGCGATCCGAAGCACGACTCGACGTTCACGCTGACGAAATCGATGGTGCCGACGGTGATCGACACGCTCGAGTCGGTGGACTTCCACAGCGAGGAGCTGCGGACGGAGGACTTCGTGTTCACCGGATACAACGGCGTGATGTGCGTGGAGGCGGGCGGGCCGCCGGCGGGCACGGGGTGCGGCGGCTACGTGGTCGGCCAGACGGTGAAGCTGCTCAAGGAGCACCACCTGCTGGAGGACACCGACGTGGTGATCTTCGACGTGCTGGGCGACGTGGTGTGCGGCGGCTTCGCGGCCCCGCTGCAGCACGCGCACCGCGCGATGATCGTGACGGCGAACGACTTCGACTCGATCTTCGCGATGAACCGCATCATCGCGGCGGTGCTGGCGAAGTCGAAGAACTACCAGGTGCGCGTGGGCGGCGTGATCGCCAACCGCAGCAAGGACACCGACCAGATCGACCGCTACAACTCGGCGGTGGGGCTGACGACGACGGCGAAGTTCCCGGACCTGGATGCGATCCGCCGCAGCCGCCTGAAGAAGTGCACGATGTTCGAGATGGACAGCACCGATCCCGAGGTGAAGGCGGTGCAGGACGAGTACCTGTCGTGTGCCCAGCGGCTGCTGGACGGGGTGCCGCCGCTGCTGGTGCAGCCGCTGAAGGACCGCGAGATCTTCGACCTGCTCGGGTACGACTGA
- a CDS encoding magnesium chelatase subunit H yields the protein MPPLRFVIITLDSHLAGAVAEASAIVLRQVPSIDLRVHVAADWPGDPAALERCRSDIATGDIIAVTQCFQDEQVTAIRDALLARREHCDAMLVAVSAPELVRCTRMGRFDLGGAEEKKPKPWSPLGILKRLRGSRSDGKSSGERQMTALKAMPALLKFIPGPAQDVRVYLLSIQYWLAGTSENIANLILLHVEKYADGPRKVLRARVRTQAPKVYPEVGLWHPDVRGEHGITEALSALPKQGPAGTVGVLLGRSYLLADNVAHYAAVVRAFEQRGLRTIPAFASALDARPAIERYFVDGAGRATVDAVVSLTGFSLVGGPAYNDAEAAQATLGALDVPYFCLQTLEFQSTPEWRDDPRGLNPLQATLQVAIPELDGAIGPTVFAGKVGAAKGVENAESRPITERVGTMADRVARMVRMRRTARADRKVAVVLFNFPPNAGNTGSAAYLDCFHSLYNTMLAMRDAGYTVTVPASVDALRDAVTQGNREQYGSVASVFARVPTDDHVRRERYLPQIEGAWGPAPGRQFADGHGIQILGAEFGNVFVGVQPSFGWEGDPMRLLFEGNFAPTHAFSAFYRWLREDWGAHVALHFGTHGALEFMPGKQAGLTDQCWPDRLIGDLPNVYLYASNNSSEGTLAKRRGGATTLISYLTPSLSSAGLYKGLVDLKATYERWRNTDDRTSEAELLSLVALLQEQACAMELTPATPAWTPADRALIESVRQKLIEVEQALIPVGLHVVGRTPTVEERADMLAAIASVGRPEANIAAFAETVRAAARRALDPEALDAVAREIVTAAIGAGEVAAGLRAAERLGVSPIGLEPTLQGLMALDALLAVDAEIPGMLRALDGRFVAAAPAADLVRNAAVLPTGRNLYGFDPYKVPSPYALKEGAARAEQLIARHVADGNAFPETVAFVLWGTDNMKSEGTQLAQVLALMGVVPRFDGVGRLCGARLLPLAQLGRPRVDVVASLSGIFRDLLPLQVKLLAEAALLCAAAEEPEAQNFIRKHALAAMREDGVDLETASLRVFGNSEGSYGSNVNLLLETGRWEDENQLADLFVQRKGFAYGADGKCRQGQQMMKRALGTASLSFQNVDSAELGATDIDQYVEALGGVNRVIEQQQQRKVACYMGDHTGKDGKIRTLEEQVVLESRTRALNPKWYEGQLVHGYEGVRNIAGHIATTVGWSSTTGSVPGWVYGDMAQTFVLDAEMRDRLASLNPSAAAGMATKLLEANDRGYWSPDAATLDALRDAAAELEDRLEGVVAR from the coding sequence ATGCCGCCGCTGCGGTTCGTCATCATCACCCTGGACTCGCACCTCGCCGGTGCGGTCGCCGAGGCGTCGGCGATCGTGCTGCGACAGGTGCCCTCGATCGACCTGCGCGTGCACGTGGCGGCCGACTGGCCCGGGGATCCGGCCGCGCTCGAACGCTGCCGCTCGGACATCGCCACCGGCGACATCATCGCCGTCACGCAGTGCTTCCAGGATGAGCAGGTCACGGCGATCCGCGATGCACTGCTGGCGCGCCGCGAGCACTGCGATGCGATGCTGGTGGCCGTCTCGGCGCCGGAACTGGTGCGCTGCACGCGGATGGGGCGCTTCGACCTTGGCGGGGCCGAGGAGAAGAAGCCGAAGCCGTGGTCGCCGCTGGGCATCCTGAAGCGGCTCCGCGGCAGCCGCAGCGACGGCAAGTCGAGCGGCGAGCGGCAGATGACGGCGCTCAAGGCCATGCCGGCGCTGCTCAAGTTCATCCCGGGGCCCGCGCAGGACGTGCGCGTCTACCTGCTCAGCATCCAGTACTGGCTGGCCGGGACGTCGGAGAACATCGCCAACCTGATCCTCCTCCACGTCGAGAAGTACGCCGACGGGCCGCGGAAGGTGCTCCGGGCTCGCGTCAGGACGCAGGCGCCGAAGGTCTATCCGGAGGTCGGGCTCTGGCATCCGGACGTGCGCGGTGAACACGGCATCACCGAGGCGCTGTCCGCACTGCCGAAGCAGGGGCCGGCGGGCACCGTCGGCGTGCTGCTGGGCCGGAGCTACCTGCTGGCCGACAACGTCGCGCACTACGCGGCGGTGGTGCGCGCCTTCGAGCAGCGCGGCCTGCGCACCATCCCGGCGTTCGCCAGTGCACTCGATGCGCGGCCGGCGATCGAGCGCTACTTCGTGGATGGTGCCGGCCGCGCGACGGTGGATGCCGTGGTCTCGCTGACCGGATTCTCCCTCGTCGGCGGGCCGGCGTACAACGATGCCGAGGCGGCGCAGGCCACGCTCGGGGCTCTCGACGTGCCGTACTTCTGCCTCCAGACGCTGGAGTTCCAGTCCACGCCGGAGTGGCGGGACGACCCGCGCGGGCTGAACCCGCTCCAGGCCACGTTGCAGGTGGCGATCCCGGAACTCGACGGCGCCATCGGGCCGACGGTCTTCGCCGGCAAGGTCGGTGCGGCGAAGGGGGTGGAGAACGCCGAGTCGCGGCCCATCACCGAGCGCGTCGGGACGATGGCGGACCGGGTGGCGCGGATGGTGCGCATGCGCCGCACCGCGCGCGCCGACCGGAAGGTGGCGGTGGTGCTGTTCAACTTCCCGCCGAACGCCGGCAACACCGGCAGCGCCGCCTACCTGGACTGCTTTCACTCGCTGTACAACACGATGCTCGCGATGCGCGATGCGGGCTACACGGTGACGGTGCCGGCGTCGGTGGATGCGCTGCGCGACGCCGTGACGCAGGGGAATCGCGAGCAGTACGGCTCGGTCGCCTCGGTGTTCGCGCGGGTGCCCACCGACGATCACGTGCGCCGCGAGCGGTACCTGCCGCAGATCGAGGGCGCGTGGGGGCCGGCGCCCGGCAGGCAGTTCGCCGACGGCCACGGGATCCAGATCCTCGGGGCGGAGTTCGGGAACGTCTTCGTGGGGGTGCAGCCGTCGTTCGGGTGGGAAGGGGACCCGATGCGCCTGCTCTTCGAGGGCAACTTCGCGCCCACACACGCCTTCAGCGCGTTCTATCGCTGGCTGCGCGAGGACTGGGGGGCCCACGTGGCGCTGCACTTCGGCACCCACGGCGCGCTGGAGTTCATGCCCGGCAAGCAGGCCGGCCTCACCGACCAGTGCTGGCCCGACCGGCTCATCGGCGACCTGCCGAACGTGTACCTGTATGCCTCCAACAACTCGTCGGAGGGCACGCTCGCCAAGCGGCGGGGCGGGGCGACGACGCTGATCAGCTACCTCACGCCCTCATTGTCATCCGCGGGGCTGTACAAGGGGCTCGTCGACCTGAAGGCCACCTACGAGCGGTGGCGCAACACCGACGACCGCACGAGCGAGGCCGAGCTGCTGTCGCTGGTCGCGTTGCTGCAGGAGCAGGCCTGCGCGATGGAGCTGACGCCGGCCACGCCGGCGTGGACACCGGCGGATCGCGCCCTGATCGAGTCGGTGCGGCAGAAGCTGATCGAGGTGGAGCAGGCGCTGATCCCGGTGGGATTGCATGTGGTGGGGCGCACACCGACGGTGGAGGAACGCGCAGACATGCTGGCTGCGATCGCCAGCGTGGGTCGCCCTGAGGCGAACATCGCCGCCTTTGCCGAGACGGTGCGTGCAGCGGCGCGTCGTGCGCTGGATCCCGAGGCGCTGGATGCGGTGGCCCGCGAGATCGTGACGGCGGCCATCGGGGCCGGCGAGGTCGCGGCGGGGTTGCGCGCGGCGGAGCGGCTGGGCGTGTCGCCGATCGGCCTCGAGCCCACCCTGCAGGGATTGATGGCGCTCGACGCGCTGCTGGCCGTGGATGCGGAGATTCCCGGGATGCTGCGCGCCCTCGACGGCCGGTTCGTCGCGGCGGCGCCGGCGGCCGACCTGGTGCGCAACGCGGCGGTGCTGCCCACGGGGCGCAACCTGTACGGCTTCGACCCGTACAAGGTGCCGAGCCCGTATGCGCTGAAGGAGGGGGCGGCGCGGGCGGAGCAACTGATCGCGCGGCATGTGGCCGACGGCAACGCGTTCCCGGAGACGGTGGCGTTCGTGCTCTGGGGCACCGACAACATGAAGTCGGAAGGGACGCAGCTGGCGCAGGTGCTGGCGCTGATGGGCGTGGTGCCGCGCTTCGATGGCGTGGGCCGCCTGTGTGGCGCGCGGCTGCTGCCGCTCGCACAACTGGGCCGGCCGCGGGTGGACGTGGTCGCGTCGCTCTCCGGCATCTTCCGTGACCTGCTGCCGCTGCAGGTGAAGCTGCTGGCCGAGGCGGCGCTGCTCTGCGCGGCCGCCGAGGAGCCGGAGGCGCAGAACTTCATCCGCAAACATGCGCTGGCCGCGATGCGCGAGGACGGTGTGGACCTGGAGACCGCGTCGCTGCGCGTGTTCGGGAACTCGGAGGGCTCGTACGGCTCGAACGTGAACCTGCTGCTCGAGACCGGGCGGTGGGAGGACGAGAACCAGCTCGCCGACCTGTTCGTGCAGCGGAAGGGCTTCGCGTATGGCGCCGACGGGAAGTGCCGCCAGGGGCAGCAGATGATGAAGCGTGCGCTCGGCACGGCGTCGCTGAGCTTCCAGAACGTGGACTCGGCGGAGCTCGGGGCGACCGACATCGACCAGTACGTCGAGGCGCTGGGCGGGGTGAACCGCGTGATCGAGCAGCAGCAGCAGCGGAAGGTGGCCTGCTACATGGGCGACCACACCGGCAAGGACGGGAAGATCCGGACGCTGGAGGAGCAGGTGGTGCTCGAGTCGCGCACCCGTGCGCTCAACCCCAAGTGGTACGAGGGGCAGCTGGTGCATGGCTACGAGGGGGTGCGCAACATCGCCGGCCACATCGCGACGACGGTCGGCTGGAGCAGCACGACCGGCAGCGTGCCGGGCTGGGTGTACGGCGACATGGCGCAGACCTTCGTGCTGGACGCCGAGATGCGCGACCGGCTGGCGAGCCTGAACCCGTCGGCCGCCGCCGGGATGGCGACGAAGCTGCTGGAGGCGAACGACCGCGGGTACTGGTCCCCCGATGCGGCGACGCTGGACGCGTTGCGTGATGCGGCGGCGGAACTCGAGGACCGGCTGGAAGGGGTGGTGGCCCGGTGA
- a CDS encoding PRC-barrel domain-containing protein, giving the protein MSELIVPKNARPVDSSFGAPLEPIGNPLSAGIGPGAWAERADRPDLTLKGAPRIVPMRVATDFYVAHEDPDPRGLEVRGMDGVAAGTVVDLWVDRSEPCLRYIEMELSGGGRRLLPVPFLRVPRPDTWLPLMTKEPSATHVQINVLKGADFAGIPVTKHPDLVTLLEEDKISAYFGAGSLWNSDVRFGPLV; this is encoded by the coding sequence ATGTCAGAACTCATTGTCCCGAAGAACGCGCGGCCGGTGGATTCGAGCTTCGGCGCCCCGCTGGAGCCGATCGGCAACCCGCTCTCGGCCGGCATCGGTCCCGGTGCGTGGGCCGAGCGCGCCGACCGCCCCGACCTGACCCTCAAGGGGGCGCCGCGCATCGTGCCGATGCGCGTGGCCACCGACTTCTACGTGGCGCACGAGGATCCTGATCCGCGCGGCCTCGAGGTGCGCGGGATGGATGGCGTCGCCGCCGGCACCGTGGTGGACCTCTGGGTCGACCGCAGCGAGCCGTGCCTGCGCTACATCGAGATGGAGCTCAGCGGTGGCGGCCGTCGCCTGCTGCCGGTGCCGTTCCTGCGCGTGCCGCGGCCGGACACGTGGCTGCCGCTCATGACCAAGGAGCCGTCGGCGACGCACGTGCAGATCAACGTGCTGAAGGGGGCGGACTTCGCCGGCATCCCGGTGACGAAGCACCCGGACCTCGTCACGCTGCTGGAAGAGGACAAGATCTCCGCGTACTTCGGTGCCGGGTCGCTGTGGAACTCCGATGTGCGCTTCGGGCCGCTGGTGTGA
- the acsF gene encoding magnesium-protoporphyrin IX monomethyl ester (oxidative) cyclase, translating into MYNVADDRAELTPDVKSTAESTAIAAQDAALNPRFYTTDFDELNKLDFSRMREQWDAMVEEFRSDPNKNHFKRTAEFEADFSTLPPKLRQEFVDFLISSVTAEFSGCILYAEIKKRCTNPDVRELFGYMSRDEGRHAGFINHTLNDFNVRVDLSFLTRAKKYTFFKPKFIYYATYLSEKIGYARYITIFRNFEQQPDKRWHPIFKWFDNWCHDEFRHGEAFAVLMRANPETLQGINKYWIRFFLLAVFCTMYVRDHLRASFFGAMGMSVDDYDRKVIKLTSLISKQVFPVSLDLESPRIWELFEKMYQLTLAIEATKKVPGIGSALRRAMMKVGVVTTFVQLYFLPVESNELPADVRMEPVW; encoded by the coding sequence ATGTACAACGTTGCAGACGATCGCGCGGAGCTCACCCCGGACGTGAAGTCGACGGCCGAGAGCACCGCCATCGCCGCCCAGGATGCGGCCCTCAACCCGCGGTTCTACACCACCGACTTCGACGAGCTGAACAAGCTCGACTTCTCGCGGATGCGCGAGCAGTGGGATGCGATGGTGGAGGAGTTCCGCTCGGACCCGAACAAGAACCACTTCAAGCGCACGGCCGAGTTCGAGGCCGATTTCTCCACGCTGCCGCCGAAGCTCCGCCAGGAGTTCGTGGACTTCCTGATCAGCTCCGTCACGGCGGAGTTCTCGGGGTGCATCCTCTACGCCGAGATCAAGAAGCGGTGCACCAACCCGGACGTGCGCGAGCTGTTCGGGTACATGAGCCGCGACGAGGGCCGCCACGCGGGGTTCATCAACCACACGCTCAACGACTTCAACGTGCGGGTGGACCTGAGCTTCCTGACGCGGGCCAAGAAGTACACGTTCTTCAAGCCCAAGTTCATCTACTACGCGACGTACCTGTCGGAGAAGATCGGCTACGCGCGCTACATCACGATCTTCCGCAACTTCGAGCAGCAGCCCGACAAGCGCTGGCACCCGATCTTCAAGTGGTTCGACAACTGGTGCCACGACGAGTTCCGGCACGGCGAGGCGTTCGCGGTGCTGATGCGCGCCAACCCGGAGACGCTGCAGGGGATCAACAAGTACTGGATCCGCTTCTTCCTGCTGGCGGTGTTCTGCACGATGTACGTGCGCGACCACCTGCGCGCCTCGTTCTTCGGCGCGATGGGCATGTCGGTGGACGACTACGACCGCAAGGTGATCAAGCTCACGAGCCTGATCAGCAAGCAGGTGTTCCCGGTGAGCCTGGACCTCGAGAGCCCGCGGATCTGGGAGCTGTTCGAGAAGATGTACCAGCTCACCCTCGCGATCGAGGCCACGAAGAAGGTGCCCGGCATCGGCTCGGCGCTGCGGCGCGCGATGATGAAGGTGGGCGTGGTGACGACCTTCGTGCAGCTCTACTTCCTGCCGGTGGAGTCGAACGAGCTGCCGGCCGACGTGCGCATGGAACCGGTCTGGTGA